From one Chanodichthys erythropterus isolate Z2021 chromosome 3, ASM2448905v1, whole genome shotgun sequence genomic stretch:
- the aoc2 gene encoding retina-specific copper amine oxidase has protein sequence MNSLFKYLLILLGLISVIINIVLICLNSHRLPKCMSQPQESIKFNHSDKSLVFADLTAEEYKSVRDYMWAQKDLKISHSVTAKPSENFLFLIDLSLPRKADVLRYLDANGQKPVREASVVLFCGEGGYLKEYVVGPLPGPLRHRDVTQEKYNTTRLPFSARTVTIGEYVQLFTLLYQAFHKLEKPLRESFGYVPKQNELLPFEGMPRGIKSDDRKTWISFFRDFSGMYIHPVGFEMLVNHESSNTSEWTIDRLLYNGQYFESIDTFITAYEGGKVKKIVHRDIKNYASLKPMEKPSGLGPQQYYPQGKRYSVKNNQVAYMHWSFAFGLSSLTGMRVFDINFKGQRIAYELSVQEAMSVYGSVTPGMMLTKFLDTSIGIGRFAHELVRGVDCPYVATYIDTYRYIDTNVTQRFRNSICVFEHDIGRPLRRHFSDFFHNGFGGMANSALVFRTITAIGNYDYIWDFIFYQSGSVEARVHATGYISSSFKNDGNLKYGHQVQENVIGNIHTHFINFKVDLDILGVKNMFQTKDMIYEEVPLPWMTSEKAKIPQLVEQQIRTEKEAAMLHGAKTPRYLHIASNQTNRWGHQRSYRLQVVSFAGDHLPESESVERSMSWARYKVAITKHKDEEQTSSSLYSQNYMWSPFVDFSKYIEDNETIDNEDLVAWVTAGFLHIPHAEDIPNTVSVGNGGGVIIRPHNYFDEDPSINSPDGVYFAPGSESDCEYNKMACLEKDQCSSTLEPFTYHGFEGVMKFE, from the exons ATGAATTCTCTGTTCAAATACCTACTGATACTCCTGGGACTTATCTCAGTGATTATCAACATTGTGCTGATATGCTTAAATTCACACAGGCTTCCAAAATGTATGTCCCAGCCGCAAGAATCCATAAAATTCAACCATTCAGATAAAAGTCTGGTTTTTGCGGATCTGACAGCAGAGGAGTACAAGTCTGTTCGCGACTACATGTGGGCTCAAAAAGACTTAAAAATCTCTCATTCGGTCACAGCAAAGCCCTCCGAGAATTTTCTCTTCTTAATTGACCTCTCGCTCCCACGAAAGGCTGATGTGCTGCGCTACCTGGATGCCAACGGGCAGAAGCCCGTACGCGAGGCGAGCGTCGTGCTCTTCTGTGGCGAAGGAGGTTACCTGAAGGAGTATGTGGTGGGACCGTTACCTGGTCCACTGCGGCATCGAGATGTTACTCAGGAGAAGTACAACACGACGAGGTTACCCTTCAGCGCCCGAACAGTGACAATTGGGGAGTATGTGCAGCTCTTCACGCTGCTTTATCAAGCTTTCCATAAGCTTGAAAAACCTCTGAGGGAAAGTTTTGGTTATGtcccaaaacaaaatgaattgcTGCCGTTTGAGGGTATGCCGAGGGGCATCAAAAGTGATGACCGCAAGACCTGGATCTCCTTTTTTCGCGATTTCAGCGGCATGTACATCCATCCTGTGGGGTTTGAGATGCTGGTCAATCACGAAAGCAGCAACACATCAGAATGGACGATTGACAGGTTGTTGTACAACGGCCAATATTTCGAGAGCATTGACACATTTATTACCGCTTACGAAGGGGGTAAAGTAAAAAAGATAGTCCACAGAGATATCAAAAACTACGCCTCGCTGAAGCCGATGGAAAAACCTTCTGGTTTAGGACCACAGCAGTATTATCCTCAAGGTAAACGTTACAGCGTTAAAAACAACCAGGTGGCTTATATGCACTGGAGCTTTGCGTTTGGTTTGAGCTCTCTGACTGGGATGAGAGTGTTTGACATTAATTTTAAAGGACAAAGGATTGCGTACGAGCTCAGCGTGCAGGAGGCGATGTCTGTCTACGGTTCTGTTACGCCTGGGATGATGCTCACGAAGTTCCTCGACACGAGTATCGGAATCGGGCGCTTCGCTCACGAGCTCGTGCGCGGGGTCGACTGTCCGTACGTGGCCACCTATATAGACACGTACCGCTATATTGACACAAATGTCACGCAGCGTTTCAGAAACTCCATCTGTGTTTTCGAGCATGATATTGGAAGACCTCTGCGACGACACTTCTCAGATTTCTTTCATAATGGTTTCGGTGGGATGGCAAACAGTGCTCTGGTGTTCCGCACTATCACTGCTATAGGGAACTACGATTACATATGGGACTTCATTTTCTATCAGAGCGGCTCCGTGGAGGCGAGAGTTCACGCCACGGGCTACATATCATCCTCCTTTAAGAATGATGGGAATCTGAAGTACGGGCACCAGGTTCAAGAGAATGTCATTGGAAATATCCATACACATTTTATTAACTTTAAAGTCGACCTGGATATCTTGG GTGTGAAGAATATGTTTCAGACTAAAGACATGATATATGAGGAGGTGCCATTGCCATGGATGACCTCAGAGAAAGCAAAGATACCACAACTGGTGGAGCAGCAAATCAGGACAGAAAAAGAAGCAGCGATGCTTCATGGTGCCAAAACACCCCGTTACCTTCATATAGCCAGTAATCAGACTAATCGCTGGGGCCACCAGCGCTCTTACAGGCTTCAGGTGGTGAGCTTTGCTGGAGATCACCTACCTGAAAGTGAGTCTGTAGAGAGGTCCATGTCCTGGGCTCG GTATAAAGTTGCTATAACCAAGCATAAAGATGAAGAGCAGACTAGTAGCAGTCTGtatagtcagaattacatgTGGTCCCCATTTGTTGACTTCAGCAAATATATTGAAGATAACGAGACGATCGACAATGAG GACTTGGTAGCCTGGGTGACCGCTGGTTTCCTACACATTCCGCATGCAGAAGACATTCCCAACACGGTTTCAGTGGGCAATGGTGGTGGTGTCATCATTAGACCGCACAACTATTTCGATGAAGATCCGTCCATCAACTCACCTGATGGAGTGTATTTTGCTCCAGGCTCTGAGAGTGACTGTGAGTACAACAAAATGGCGTGTCTGGAAAAGGATCAATGCAGTTCCACACTGGAGCCGTTCACTTACCACGGCTTTGAAGGTGTTATGAAGTTTGAGTAA
- the nbr1b gene encoding next to BRCA1 gene 1 protein isoform X2, with translation MDFYINLKVNFRGNAKSFLLSGSETKSWESMEAMVKRSFGLCNLQLTYFDEENEEVSINSQLEYEEALKSAARQGNRLQMNVYETRGSRATVPGPGPPPGSGVGLGQVKPGTVGEPKKGFRPPQHCPTLAQVVIVNELKGGKAEDKTPPAWFTSYMEKFKDQVVREAVEKICREFSGQCCIHKPVGPEAQVPEVTSSTLPGAPSSAPACSSCRGQTAGGGYQCSVCTSCTLCEPCSFSHDPSHNLVRARTPLSIPEHGSPAPDHSRFYRRGDRSFRKAEKQRLKAEKRQLKAEVKEIRKQLRMERRGLQWSTAGEGSSSPVLLQPRATQANSPDRPKRPCPLAVPAMTALLLDENLPDGSRLRPGTKFIKYWKMKNSGRVCWDSETKLKFMWGNLAVGSGERWREVAVPTLQPGQVGVVSVALCAPTLEGTYTSHWRLAHRGEQFGPRVWCSIVVDPHAPTAICADGLLVSPCVTPQEKSSRTLEREEKCRASRDQLVLSVNQDCDQEFYIPSVDLLTAQDLLSFELLDINIVQELESVPNNTPADITPCISPLPHDGPLQEKPTLGLIQEETEAQGVSSILDVAQGTELEGVPAQEKGEESIIGPQFVSPSVIRSLTLEVAEHGTLCGKCPAKVVRPAPQGSMSLCERKSEKVSETGSMLISAPAPLKVEMAQISSPTSPQTETTEIAAPLLTLPTELVSTDEGHESDIEQILVEPAGGDLVEEGEEEVDKKEQVKDTEQAKKTRSRTSSASSEDYIIILPDCFDTSRPLGESMYSSALSQPGEEPAEGDKLESVETTELQRPVAAAVSVDANDMLCASQTLDAVPLTPVIVVAPRPSVKSCTETQEQTDNGPEEQEGCDPTEPGDKEKDSEPNQPDPENSLASAKSETEELRANSITGGLVKGALSVAASAYKALFTGQTGSEKLPEDAASHDAMMAVLVEMGFGDRALNQRLLQKHNRNLLDVVNELVQMTDNDWYTTRY, from the exons ATGGACTTCTATATCAACCTGAAGGTGAATTTCCGAGGCAATGCGAAGAGCTTCCTGCTGTCCGGCTCAGAGACGAAGAGCTGGGAGTCTATGGAGGCCATG GTGAAGAGGTCCTTTGGCCTGTGTAATTTACAACTGACTTATTTTGATGAGGAAAATGAAGAG GTATCAATCAACAGCCAAT tGGAATATGAAGAAGCCCTGAAG AGTGCAGCACGACAGGGGAACAGACTACAAATGAATGTGTATGAGACGAGGGGCAGTAGAGCCACAGTGCCAGGGCCGGGCCCACCACCAGGGTCAGGGGTGGGCTTGGGCCAGGTGAAACCTGGTACTGTTGGAGAACCCAAGAAGGGATTCAGGCCTCCTCAGCACTGCCCTACTTTGGCACAAGTG GTAATTGTAAATGAACTCAAAGGTGGGAAGGCAGAGGATAAGACACCTCCAGCTTGGTTCACTTCATACATGGAAAAG TTTAAGGACCAGGTGGTTAGGGAGGCAGTAGAGAAGATTTGTAGGGAGTTCTCTGGACAATGCTGCATCCATAAGCCAGTGGGACCAGAAGCTCAGGTTCCTGAAGTCACCTCATCCACTCTGCCAGGAGCCCCAAGTTCAGCTCCAGCCTGCAGCAGCTGCCGGGGCCAGACCGCAGGCGGCGGATACCAGTGCAG TGTGTGTACCTCCTGCACTCTGTGTGAGCCTTGTAGCTTCTCACATGATCCAAGCCACAACCTTGTGAGAGCCAGAACTCCCCTGTCTATTCCTGAGCACGGCTCCCCAGCACCAGACCACAGCAG GTTCTACAGAAGGGGTGACCGGAGCTTTCGCAAGGCCGAGAAGCAGCGTCTTAAAGCGGAGAAGCGTCAGCTCAAGGCGGAGGTGAAGGAGATCAGGAAGCAGCTGAGGATGGAGAGGAGGGGGCTGCAGTGGAGCACTGCTGGAGAAGGGAGCTCTTCCCCCGTCCTGCTGCAGCCACGTGCCACACAGGCAAACAGCCCAGA TCGTCCAAAACGTCCATGCCCGCTGGCAGTGCCAGCTATGACAGCTCTgctcctggatgaaaacctgcCTGATGGATCACGTCTGCGTCCTGGGACCAAGTTCATTAAATACtggaaaatgaaaaacagtGGAAGAGTGTGCTGGGACTCTGAGACCAAG TTGAAGTTCATGTGGGGGAACCTGGCAGTGGGCTCGGGCGAAAGATGGCGGGAGGTCGCAGTACCCACACTACAGCCGGGACAGGTGGGTGTGGTCAGCGTGGCACTTTGTGCTCCGACCTTGGAGGGCACCTATACGTCCCATTGGCGCCTGGCACACAGAGGAGAGCAGTTTGGGCCGCGTGTTTGGTGCAGCATCGTTGTGGATCCACATGCTCCTACAGCCATCTGTGCTGACGGGCTGCTGGTGTCTCCCTGTGTCACCCCGCAG GAGAAGTCTTCCCGCACTCTTGAGAGGGAAGAGAAATGCCGGGCCTCAAGGGACCAACTAGTTTTGTCCGTGAACCAGGACTGCGATCAGGAATTCTACATTCCATCTGTGGATTTACTCACAGCTCAG GACTTACTGTCATTTGAACTGCTGGACATCAACATCGTGCAAGAGCTGGAGAGTGTGCCCAACAACACTCCTGCAG ACATTACTCCATGCATATCGCCTTTGCCCCATGATGGACCTCTTCAGGAGAAACCAACATTGGGGCTGATCCAAGAAGAAACAGAAGCCCAAGGAGTCAGCAGCATCCTGG ATGTGGCTCAGGGGACAGAATTAGAGGGAGTCCCAGCACAAGAGAAAGGAGAGGAGAGCATCATTGGGCCTCAGTTTGTCAGTCCATCTGTTATCCGCTCTCTCACCCTTGAAGTAGCAGAGCATGGGACGCTTTGTGGGAAATGCCCAGCTAAAG TGGTGCGCCCAGCCCCGCAAGGTTCGATGTCACTTTGTGAGAGGAAATCAGAAAAAGTTTCAGAAACAGGAAGCATGTTAATATCTGCTCCAGCCCCACTGAAAGTAGAGATGGCACAAATCTCCAGCCCTACTTCACCACAGACAGAGACCACTGAGATAGCTGCTCCCCTGCTGACGCTACCAACAGAACTCGTTAGCACAG ATGAGGGTCACGAGTCTGACATCGAGCAGATCCTGGTGGAACCTGCAGGTGGAGATCTGGTAGAGGAGGGAGAGGAGGAAGTGGATAAGAAAGAGCAAGTTAAGGACACAGAACAGGCTAAGAAAACTCGCAGCAGAACTTCATCTGCATCTTCAGAAGACTACATCATCATCCTCCCCGATTGCTTTGACACCAGCCGTCCACTAGGAGAGTCCATGTACAGCTCAGCCCTGTCGCAGCCTGGAGAAGAGCCTGCAGAGGGAGACAAACTAGAATCAGTGGAGACCACAGAGCTTCAGAGGCccgttgctgctgctgttagtgtGGATGCTAATGACATGCTCTGTGCCTCCCAGACTCTGGACGCTGTGCCGCTCACCCCTGTAATTGTAGTGGCACCCCGGCCCTCAGTCAAATCCTG CACAGAGACACAAGAGCAGACAGATAATGGACCAGAGGAGCAGGAGGGATGTGATCCTACAGAGCCAGGAGATAAGGAGAAAG atTCTGAGCCTAATCAACCTGACCCTGAGAACTCATTAGCATCTGCCAAGTCTGAAACAGAAGAGCTCAG ggCCAATAGCATCACAGGAGGATTGGTGAAGGGTGCCCTGTCCGTGGCAGCATCTGCCTATAAAGCTCTTTTCACTGGTCAGACAGGGTCTGAGAAG CTTCCAGAAGATGCGGCTTCTCATGACGCCATGATGGCTGTGCTGGTAGAGATGGGCTTTGGTGACCGAGCACTAAATCAACGTCTGCTGCAGAAACACAACAGAAATCTGCTGGATGTGGTCAATGAACTCGTGCAGATGACCGACAATGACTGGTACACGACACGCTACTGA
- the nbr1b gene encoding next to BRCA1 gene 1 protein isoform X1, whose amino-acid sequence MDFYINLKVNFRGNAKSFLLSGSETKSWESMEAMVKRSFGLCNLQLTYFDEENEEVSINSQLEYEEALKSAARQGNRLQMNVYETRGSRATVPGPGPPPGSGVGLGQVKPGTVGEPKKGFRPPQHCPTLAQVVSRKVQAAVPEEGLVIVNELKGGKAEDKTPPAWFTSYMEKFKDQVVREAVEKICREFSGQCCIHKPVGPEAQVPEVTSSTLPGAPSSAPACSSCRGQTAGGGYQCSVCTSCTLCEPCSFSHDPSHNLVRARTPLSIPEHGSPAPDHSRFYRRGDRSFRKAEKQRLKAEKRQLKAEVKEIRKQLRMERRGLQWSTAGEGSSSPVLLQPRATQANSPDRPKRPCPLAVPAMTALLLDENLPDGSRLRPGTKFIKYWKMKNSGRVCWDSETKLKFMWGNLAVGSGERWREVAVPTLQPGQVGVVSVALCAPTLEGTYTSHWRLAHRGEQFGPRVWCSIVVDPHAPTAICADGLLVSPCVTPQEKSSRTLEREEKCRASRDQLVLSVNQDCDQEFYIPSVDLLTAQDLLSFELLDINIVQELESVPNNTPADITPCISPLPHDGPLQEKPTLGLIQEETEAQGVSSILDVAQGTELEGVPAQEKGEESIIGPQFVSPSVIRSLTLEVAEHGTLCGKCPAKVVRPAPQGSMSLCERKSEKVSETGSMLISAPAPLKVEMAQISSPTSPQTETTEIAAPLLTLPTELVSTDEGHESDIEQILVEPAGGDLVEEGEEEVDKKEQVKDTEQAKKTRSRTSSASSEDYIIILPDCFDTSRPLGESMYSSALSQPGEEPAEGDKLESVETTELQRPVAAAVSVDANDMLCASQTLDAVPLTPVIVVAPRPSVKSCTETQEQTDNGPEEQEGCDPTEPGDKEKDSEPNQPDPENSLASAKSETEELRANSITGGLVKGALSVAASAYKALFTGQTGSEKLPEDAASHDAMMAVLVEMGFGDRALNQRLLQKHNRNLLDVVNELVQMTDNDWYTTRY is encoded by the exons ATGGACTTCTATATCAACCTGAAGGTGAATTTCCGAGGCAATGCGAAGAGCTTCCTGCTGTCCGGCTCAGAGACGAAGAGCTGGGAGTCTATGGAGGCCATG GTGAAGAGGTCCTTTGGCCTGTGTAATTTACAACTGACTTATTTTGATGAGGAAAATGAAGAG GTATCAATCAACAGCCAAT tGGAATATGAAGAAGCCCTGAAG AGTGCAGCACGACAGGGGAACAGACTACAAATGAATGTGTATGAGACGAGGGGCAGTAGAGCCACAGTGCCAGGGCCGGGCCCACCACCAGGGTCAGGGGTGGGCTTGGGCCAGGTGAAACCTGGTACTGTTGGAGAACCCAAGAAGGGATTCAGGCCTCCTCAGCACTGCCCTACTTTGGCACAAGTGGTGAGTCGCAAAGTTCAGGCCGCAGTCCCAGAGGAAGGATTG GTAATTGTAAATGAACTCAAAGGTGGGAAGGCAGAGGATAAGACACCTCCAGCTTGGTTCACTTCATACATGGAAAAG TTTAAGGACCAGGTGGTTAGGGAGGCAGTAGAGAAGATTTGTAGGGAGTTCTCTGGACAATGCTGCATCCATAAGCCAGTGGGACCAGAAGCTCAGGTTCCTGAAGTCACCTCATCCACTCTGCCAGGAGCCCCAAGTTCAGCTCCAGCCTGCAGCAGCTGCCGGGGCCAGACCGCAGGCGGCGGATACCAGTGCAG TGTGTGTACCTCCTGCACTCTGTGTGAGCCTTGTAGCTTCTCACATGATCCAAGCCACAACCTTGTGAGAGCCAGAACTCCCCTGTCTATTCCTGAGCACGGCTCCCCAGCACCAGACCACAGCAG GTTCTACAGAAGGGGTGACCGGAGCTTTCGCAAGGCCGAGAAGCAGCGTCTTAAAGCGGAGAAGCGTCAGCTCAAGGCGGAGGTGAAGGAGATCAGGAAGCAGCTGAGGATGGAGAGGAGGGGGCTGCAGTGGAGCACTGCTGGAGAAGGGAGCTCTTCCCCCGTCCTGCTGCAGCCACGTGCCACACAGGCAAACAGCCCAGA TCGTCCAAAACGTCCATGCCCGCTGGCAGTGCCAGCTATGACAGCTCTgctcctggatgaaaacctgcCTGATGGATCACGTCTGCGTCCTGGGACCAAGTTCATTAAATACtggaaaatgaaaaacagtGGAAGAGTGTGCTGGGACTCTGAGACCAAG TTGAAGTTCATGTGGGGGAACCTGGCAGTGGGCTCGGGCGAAAGATGGCGGGAGGTCGCAGTACCCACACTACAGCCGGGACAGGTGGGTGTGGTCAGCGTGGCACTTTGTGCTCCGACCTTGGAGGGCACCTATACGTCCCATTGGCGCCTGGCACACAGAGGAGAGCAGTTTGGGCCGCGTGTTTGGTGCAGCATCGTTGTGGATCCACATGCTCCTACAGCCATCTGTGCTGACGGGCTGCTGGTGTCTCCCTGTGTCACCCCGCAG GAGAAGTCTTCCCGCACTCTTGAGAGGGAAGAGAAATGCCGGGCCTCAAGGGACCAACTAGTTTTGTCCGTGAACCAGGACTGCGATCAGGAATTCTACATTCCATCTGTGGATTTACTCACAGCTCAG GACTTACTGTCATTTGAACTGCTGGACATCAACATCGTGCAAGAGCTGGAGAGTGTGCCCAACAACACTCCTGCAG ACATTACTCCATGCATATCGCCTTTGCCCCATGATGGACCTCTTCAGGAGAAACCAACATTGGGGCTGATCCAAGAAGAAACAGAAGCCCAAGGAGTCAGCAGCATCCTGG ATGTGGCTCAGGGGACAGAATTAGAGGGAGTCCCAGCACAAGAGAAAGGAGAGGAGAGCATCATTGGGCCTCAGTTTGTCAGTCCATCTGTTATCCGCTCTCTCACCCTTGAAGTAGCAGAGCATGGGACGCTTTGTGGGAAATGCCCAGCTAAAG TGGTGCGCCCAGCCCCGCAAGGTTCGATGTCACTTTGTGAGAGGAAATCAGAAAAAGTTTCAGAAACAGGAAGCATGTTAATATCTGCTCCAGCCCCACTGAAAGTAGAGATGGCACAAATCTCCAGCCCTACTTCACCACAGACAGAGACCACTGAGATAGCTGCTCCCCTGCTGACGCTACCAACAGAACTCGTTAGCACAG ATGAGGGTCACGAGTCTGACATCGAGCAGATCCTGGTGGAACCTGCAGGTGGAGATCTGGTAGAGGAGGGAGAGGAGGAAGTGGATAAGAAAGAGCAAGTTAAGGACACAGAACAGGCTAAGAAAACTCGCAGCAGAACTTCATCTGCATCTTCAGAAGACTACATCATCATCCTCCCCGATTGCTTTGACACCAGCCGTCCACTAGGAGAGTCCATGTACAGCTCAGCCCTGTCGCAGCCTGGAGAAGAGCCTGCAGAGGGAGACAAACTAGAATCAGTGGAGACCACAGAGCTTCAGAGGCccgttgctgctgctgttagtgtGGATGCTAATGACATGCTCTGTGCCTCCCAGACTCTGGACGCTGTGCCGCTCACCCCTGTAATTGTAGTGGCACCCCGGCCCTCAGTCAAATCCTG CACAGAGACACAAGAGCAGACAGATAATGGACCAGAGGAGCAGGAGGGATGTGATCCTACAGAGCCAGGAGATAAGGAGAAAG atTCTGAGCCTAATCAACCTGACCCTGAGAACTCATTAGCATCTGCCAAGTCTGAAACAGAAGAGCTCAG ggCCAATAGCATCACAGGAGGATTGGTGAAGGGTGCCCTGTCCGTGGCAGCATCTGCCTATAAAGCTCTTTTCACTGGTCAGACAGGGTCTGAGAAG CTTCCAGAAGATGCGGCTTCTCATGACGCCATGATGGCTGTGCTGGTAGAGATGGGCTTTGGTGACCGAGCACTAAATCAACGTCTGCTGCAGAAACACAACAGAAATCTGCTGGATGTGGTCAATGAACTCGTGCAGATGACCGACAATGACTGGTACACGACACGCTACTGA
- the LOC137017643 gene encoding caspase-6-like, producing the protein MASQVKSSEPGAVEKDSASAVLTVGENITETDSLNQSVFSLDPNEEYKMNHKKRGMALIFNHENFYWHLRLHSRSGTNADRDNLVRRFKELDFEVKAYDDYKRDQVLGEIKEAAAANHVDADCFVCIFLSHGENGHIYAYDEKIEIQEVTDLFKGDMCRSLVGKPKVFILQACRGDKHDDPVIPMDVVDSQAVNEVVVDAGVLYTLPAGADFLMCYSVAEGYYSHRETVNGSWYIQDLCDILRRYGSSLEFTEILTLVNRKVSLRSVGNCRDRSAIGKKQVPCFASMLTKKLFLRPKKEH; encoded by the exons ATGGCGAGTCAAGTCAAGAGCAGTGAACCCG GAGCTGTGGAGAAGGACAGCGCTTCAGCAGTTCTGACAG TTGGAGAGAACATAACAGAGACTGATAGCTTGAATCAAAG TGTGTTTAGTCTGGATCCTAACGAGGAGTATAAGATGAATCACAAGAAGCGAGGAATGGCTCTGATCTTTAACCACGAAAATTTCTACTGGCACCTCAGGTTACACAGCCGTTCTGGCACAAATGCAGACAGGGATAATCTTGTTAGAAG ATTTAAAGAGCTGGATTTTGAAGTGAAGGCTTATGATGATTACAAACGGGATCAAGTTTTAGGAGAAATCAAAGAAG CTGCTGCTGCTAACCATGTGGATGCAGACTGTTTCGTTTGCATCTTTTTAAGTCATGGAGAAAATGGCCACATCTATGCCTATGATGAGAAGATTGAAATTCAAGAAGTCACTGATTTGTTTAAGGGGGACATGTGCCGTAGCCTTGTAGGGAAACCCAAGGTCTTCATCTTGCAG GCTTGTCGTGGTGACAAACATGATGATCCTGTGATACCAATGGATGTGGTGGACAGTCAAGCGGTCAATGAAGTGGTGGTAGATGCGGGGGTGCTCTACACCCTTCCAGCAGGAGCAGACTTCCTTATGTGCTACTCAGTGGCTGAGG GATATTACTCTCACCGTGAGACTGTAAATGGCTCATGGTACATCCAGGATCTGTGTGATATCTTGAGGCGCTATGGCTCCTCCCTGGAGTTCACTGAGATCCTGACTCTTGTTAACAGGAAAGTTTCCTTGCGCAGTGTTGGAAACTGTAGGGATCGCTCTGCTATAGGAAAAAAACAAGTGCCTTGCTTTGCATCCATGCTCACTAAGAAGCTGTTTTTAAGGCCTAAGAAGGAGCATTAG